Proteins found in one Methanospirillum hungatei JF-1 genomic segment:
- the carB gene encoding carbamoyl-phosphate synthase large subunit, whose protein sequence is MPRDPSIKKVLLIGSGPIQIGQAAEFDFSGSQACRALREEGVSVVLVNSNPATIQTDPDMADVTYVEPLQADIIAKIIKKEKPDGILSGMGGQTGLNLTAELAEMGALEGVKILGTPLKAIYEGEDREKFRDLMNRIGEPVPRSVIVSSLDQLEHAASVVGFPAIIRPAYTLGGAGGGIAYNLDELRRIVELGLGKSRIHQVLIEESVAGWKEIEFEVMRDANDTCITICGMENVDPMGVHTGESVVVAPILTLRDDEFHLLRNAALKIIRALDVQGGCNIQFAFKGDDEYRVIEVNPRVSRSSALASKATGYPIARVASKIAIGLRLDEILNTVTGKTPASFEPSIDYVVVKVPRWPFDKFKTADRTLTTAMKSTGEVMAIGRCVEEAFLKALRSLDTDVEHHTVLSELKMILSRPTDERFGALFDALRQGMTLNEIAEITRITPFWLEKIQNIVEMEKALTAHPDDATILKAKEFGFSDLEIAQYSGKDVSEVESKVGLPVYKMVDTCAAEFPAQTPYFYSTYGDKVCEVTHSDRKKVMILGSGPIRIGQGIEFDYCTVHAVTALREDGYEVHVVNNNPETVSTDFDTSDRLFFEPMTLEDVSHILQKDDYYGVMVQFGGQNAVNLAVPLKNEIDRLNLKTRILGTTPDAMDMAEDRDRFSVLLDSLSIPTPPNGSAYSEQEAYATAERIGYPVLVRPSYVLGGRAMEIVHDDTELATYMREAVRVSKSHPVLIDRFLQNAIELDVDAVCDGTDVIIGGIMEHIETAGVHSGDSACVIPPQSLSPEILADVRDYTRKIALGLGVVGLVNIQFAVQGSTVYVLEANPRASRTVPFVAKSVGIPLAKIAARVMMGERLADMPYKEIEVSHVAVKEVLLPFNKLPGVDTVLGPEMKSTGEVMGIDYDFGRAYYKASIAAHNRLPKSGNVFISVTDDLKDQILQVAKTFTENGLSIYATSGTVEFFAERGITANLVRKIAEGSPNVLDMLRAGEISLIINNFADKQSRHDHQQIMRVAVDYGTPYITTLQAAVAAAEAINSVREENLTIEPLQHYIGR, encoded by the coding sequence ATGCCACGGGATCCATCCATTAAAAAGGTCCTTCTCATCGGGTCAGGGCCGATTCAGATTGGCCAGGCAGCAGAATTTGACTTTTCAGGGTCACAAGCGTGTCGCGCTCTTCGCGAAGAAGGAGTTTCGGTTGTACTGGTGAACTCAAACCCTGCCACTATTCAGACAGATCCCGACATGGCTGATGTTACCTATGTCGAGCCATTACAGGCAGATATCATTGCCAAGATCATTAAAAAAGAGAAGCCCGATGGGATTCTTTCCGGAATGGGGGGTCAGACCGGTCTGAACTTGACGGCAGAACTTGCTGAGATGGGTGCTCTTGAAGGGGTTAAGATCCTTGGAACACCTCTGAAAGCAATCTATGAAGGAGAAGACCGGGAGAAATTCCGTGACCTCATGAACCGGATCGGTGAACCAGTCCCTCGTTCTGTCATTGTCAGTTCCCTGGATCAACTGGAGCATGCAGCATCTGTTGTCGGTTTTCCGGCAATCATCCGTCCGGCTTATACGCTTGGAGGAGCTGGTGGCGGAATTGCCTACAATCTAGATGAACTCCGCCGGATAGTTGAGCTGGGTCTTGGAAAATCCCGTATCCATCAGGTTCTCATTGAAGAGAGTGTTGCCGGATGGAAGGAGATCGAGTTTGAGGTCATGCGTGATGCGAATGATACCTGTATTACCATCTGTGGGATGGAAAATGTTGATCCCATGGGTGTTCATACCGGAGAGAGCGTGGTCGTTGCACCGATACTCACCCTCCGCGATGACGAATTCCATCTCCTGAGAAATGCTGCTCTCAAGATCATCCGAGCGCTTGATGTTCAGGGTGGCTGTAACATCCAGTTTGCCTTTAAGGGAGATGATGAGTACCGTGTCATCGAGGTTAATCCACGGGTTTCCCGTTCATCTGCTCTTGCTTCAAAAGCGACCGGGTATCCGATTGCACGGGTAGCATCAAAAATTGCAATCGGCCTCCGGCTTGATGAGATCTTAAATACTGTCACCGGAAAGACGCCTGCCTCATTTGAGCCTTCGATCGATTATGTCGTCGTTAAAGTCCCCCGGTGGCCTTTTGACAAGTTTAAGACTGCTGACCGGACTCTTACAACCGCAATGAAGTCGACAGGTGAAGTGATGGCAATCGGCCGGTGTGTTGAAGAAGCCTTCCTCAAAGCACTCCGCTCACTTGATACCGATGTTGAACATCACACAGTCCTGTCGGAACTGAAAATGATCCTTTCACGGCCGACAGATGAGCGGTTTGGTGCCCTGTTTGACGCTCTTCGCCAGGGGATGACCCTGAATGAGATCGCAGAGATAACCAGGATAACTCCCTTCTGGCTTGAAAAAATTCAGAATATTGTTGAGATGGAGAAAGCCCTGACTGCACACCCTGATGATGCAACCATTCTCAAGGCAAAAGAATTTGGGTTTTCTGACCTTGAAATTGCTCAATATTCCGGAAAGGATGTTTCTGAAGTCGAATCAAAAGTTGGTCTTCCGGTATACAAAATGGTAGATACCTGTGCTGCTGAATTTCCTGCACAGACACCGTATTTCTATTCAACCTATGGGGATAAGGTCTGTGAAGTAACCCATTCTGACCGGAAAAAGGTCATGATTCTGGGTTCAGGGCCTATCCGAATTGGGCAGGGTATTGAGTTTGATTACTGCACAGTACATGCGGTTACCGCTCTCAGGGAAGATGGTTATGAGGTTCATGTTGTCAATAACAATCCTGAGACGGTGTCAACCGATTTCGATACCTCTGACCGGCTGTTTTTTGAGCCAATGACGCTGGAGGATGTCTCACATATCCTTCAAAAAGATGATTATTACGGGGTCATGGTTCAGTTTGGTGGTCAAAACGCAGTTAATCTGGCAGTCCCCTTAAAGAATGAGATAGATCGGTTAAACCTGAAAACCAGGATTCTTGGAACAACTCCTGATGCCATGGATATGGCCGAGGATCGTGACCGGTTTAGTGTACTGCTTGATTCACTCTCCATTCCAACTCCTCCAAACGGATCTGCGTATAGTGAGCAGGAGGCATATGCAACAGCGGAACGAATCGGCTATCCGGTTCTTGTCCGTCCGTCCTATGTCCTTGGTGGCCGGGCGATGGAGATCGTGCATGATGATACGGAACTTGCAACCTATATGCGTGAAGCAGTTCGCGTCTCGAAAAGTCATCCGGTTCTTATCGACCGTTTTTTACAGAATGCCATTGAGCTTGATGTTGATGCGGTCTGTGACGGGACTGATGTTATCATCGGGGGAATCATGGAGCATATTGAGACCGCCGGGGTTCATTCCGGAGATTCAGCCTGTGTCATCCCTCCGCAGTCCCTGTCTCCTGAAATTCTGGCTGATGTCCGTGATTATACCAGAAAGATTGCTCTTGGCCTTGGAGTTGTCGGTCTTGTAAATATTCAGTTTGCAGTGCAGGGAAGCACGGTATATGTTCTTGAAGCAAACCCTCGTGCCAGTCGGACCGTTCCTTTTGTGGCAAAGTCAGTAGGAATACCACTGGCAAAGATAGCTGCGCGTGTGATGATGGGTGAACGACTTGCTGATATGCCATACAAGGAGATTGAGGTCTCCCATGTTGCCGTGAAGGAAGTTCTGCTTCCCTTCAACAAACTCCCCGGTGTTGATACGGTCCTTGGGCCTGAGATGAAATCCACCGGAGAGGTCATGGGGATCGATTATGACTTTGGCCGGGCATATTACAAGGCCAGTATTGCCGCTCATAACCGGCTCCCGAAATCAGGAAACGTCTTCATATCTGTAACTGATGACCTTAAGGATCAGATACTTCAGGTTGCAAAGACGTTTACTGAAAATGGTCTCTCTATTTATGCAACATCGGGGACTGTTGAATTCTTTGCAGAAAGGGGTATTACGGCAAACCTTGTCAGAAAGATTGCCGAAGGGTCTCCGAATGTACTTGATATGCTAAGAGCCGGAGAGATCAGCCTTATCATCAATAATTTCGCTGACAAGCAGTCACGCCATGATCATCAGCAGATAATGCGGGTCGCTGTAGATTATGGGACACCCTATATCACCACTTTGCAGGCGGCAGTCGCAGCTGCGGAAGCTATCAATTCAGTCAGGGAAGAGAACCTGACAATTGAACCACTACAGCATTATATCGGTCGCTGA
- a CDS encoding argininosuccinate synthase, which yields MGKGTVVLAYSGGLDTSICIPLLKEEYGYDRVVTVAADVGQRKEEISIAEEKGKRFADKHYTLDLIDQFVDRCLMPSIKANGLYEGYPMGTSLARPVIAEAVVEIAKKEDATAVAHGCTGKGNDQLRFDVVFRAADLEVIAPIRERNMTREWEIGYAEKHGIPVPVDKEKPWSVDENLWSRSIEGGKLEDPAFHPPEEIYAWTVSPLKAPDEPQVLSITFEAGIPVALDGKRMKGADLIRTVGQIAGGHGIGRNDMMENRVLGIKAREIYEHPAANVLLTAHADLERLVLTREEYAFKQSVDAKWAQLAYYGLIYEPLWDALNAFIDTTQKRVNGTVDVRLFKGSVTVLGRSSPDSFYSIDVASFDSTTIDQTDAIGYSMYYGLQARLVRKKQKK from the coding sequence ATGGGAAAAGGAACAGTAGTACTTGCATATTCCGGCGGTCTTGATACGTCAATCTGCATTCCTCTTTTAAAAGAAGAGTACGGGTATGACCGGGTTGTTACGGTAGCCGCTGATGTCGGTCAGCGGAAAGAGGAGATATCCATAGCCGAAGAGAAGGGGAAGAGATTTGCAGACAAACACTATACCCTGGATCTGATCGATCAGTTTGTTGACCGGTGCCTGATGCCTTCAATCAAGGCAAATGGTCTCTATGAAGGGTACCCGATGGGAACCTCCCTTGCCCGTCCGGTGATTGCCGAAGCAGTGGTTGAGATAGCAAAAAAGGAAGACGCTACTGCGGTTGCACATGGATGTACCGGGAAGGGGAATGATCAGCTGAGATTTGATGTTGTCTTCCGTGCAGCAGATCTTGAAGTTATTGCTCCAATCCGGGAACGTAACATGACCCGTGAGTGGGAGATTGGATATGCAGAGAAGCATGGAATACCGGTTCCTGTTGACAAGGAGAAACCCTGGTCTGTTGATGAGAATCTCTGGAGCCGCTCCATTGAGGGTGGGAAGCTTGAGGATCCGGCATTTCATCCGCCGGAGGAGATTTATGCATGGACGGTCTCACCGCTGAAAGCACCAGATGAGCCACAGGTCCTTTCAATTACATTTGAAGCAGGTATCCCGGTAGCTCTTGACGGAAAAAGGATGAAAGGGGCAGACCTTATCCGCACGGTAGGACAGATTGCAGGAGGTCATGGTATCGGCCGGAATGATATGATGGAGAACCGTGTGCTTGGTATCAAGGCACGTGAGATATATGAACACCCGGCTGCCAATGTTCTGCTGACTGCACATGCAGATTTGGAGCGGCTTGTCCTCACCCGTGAAGAGTATGCATTCAAGCAGAGTGTTGATGCCAAGTGGGCTCAGCTTGCCTATTATGGTCTGATTTATGAACCGCTCTGGGATGCCCTGAATGCCTTTATTGACACCACCCAGAAGCGGGTAAACGGGACGGTTGATGTCCGGTTATTCAAGGGGTCAGTGACCGTGCTTGGTCGTTCCTCTCCTGATTCGTTCTACTCAATCGATGTCGCTTCATTTGATTCAACAACTATTGATCAGACTGATGCTATCGGGTATTCCATGTATTATGGTCTGCAGGCACGTCTGGTCCGGAAAAAACAGAAAAAATAA
- a CDS encoding ATP-binding response regulator, which produces MFDTRKSPLTEILIVEDDDIIATLIERFLLQREYVVCAKVATGEDALYKAAEHLPDLVLMDINLAGKIDGITATKFITAIFHIPVIFLSGQDDETTLERATMAEPASFIIKPFNAKDLYSNIEIALHNDRILKRSKDYKGGKIRRIARAALSELDAYFILDKRGRIVFINPYGEHLLNVHRNDIILKPIGKYLTFYDTRQNTVFTDTFQDVIRESLVLGVRQHIAVKMSDNSFRHVVIQSTSIRDSENETIGMIVRMHMKTKSEI; this is translated from the coding sequence ATGTTTGATACAAGAAAAAGTCCCCTGACGGAGATACTCATCGTTGAAGATGATGATATCATAGCAACCCTTATCGAGAGATTTCTTCTTCAACGTGAGTATGTCGTGTGTGCCAAGGTTGCCACCGGAGAGGATGCCCTCTATAAAGCAGCTGAACATCTTCCTGATCTCGTCCTCATGGATATCAACCTTGCAGGAAAGATAGATGGAATCACGGCAACCAAGTTCATCACAGCCATTTTTCACATACCGGTAATCTTTCTGTCTGGTCAGGATGATGAAACCACCCTTGAGCGGGCGACCATGGCTGAACCGGCCAGTTTTATCATCAAGCCATTCAATGCAAAAGACCTCTACTCCAATATTGAGATTGCTCTGCACAATGATCGAATCCTGAAGAGGTCCAAAGATTACAAAGGAGGGAAGATCCGACGGATTGCACGTGCAGCCCTGTCAGAGCTGGATGCATATTTCATCCTTGATAAACGAGGGAGAATTGTATTTATCAATCCTTATGGGGAACACCTGTTAAATGTGCACAGGAATGATATAATCTTAAAGCCAATCGGTAAATACCTCACCTTTTACGATACCAGGCAGAATACCGTATTTACCGATACCTTTCAGGATGTCATCCGGGAAAGCCTGGTCCTTGGCGTGAGGCAGCATATTGCTGTGAAGATGAGTGATAATTCATTCAGGCATGTCGTCATCCAGTCAACTTCTATCAGGGATTCTGAAAATGAGACCATCGGAATGATTGTCAGGATGCATATGAAGACCAAAAGTGAGATATGA
- a CDS encoding glycosyltransferase — MISIVIPSFNEEERIERCLVSLVQQDFPREEYEIIVVDGGSKDKTREIAEKYADLVFIQTSPKVGGARNDGALRARGEIIATTDADTILPPDWLSRIRQDFLDPEVVMLYGPVKPIEATIKNRFYLFLANSFAHIGYLTGTILFTLGCNSVFRAEPFKKAGMYRVSDAGDDLEIAHRMRRIGKVKFDRKLFVSFSMRRYDQFGALKSIYEWFYIVFHGGDAEKYQYTKREYR; from the coding sequence ATGATATCCATAGTAATTCCCTCATTTAATGAAGAAGAACGTATAGAACGGTGCCTCGTATCCCTGGTACAGCAGGATTTTCCCCGGGAGGAGTATGAGATCATCGTGGTTGACGGTGGATCAAAAGATAAGACCCGCGAAATTGCTGAAAAATATGCAGATCTTGTTTTCATCCAGACCAGCCCGAAAGTGGGAGGGGCGAGAAATGACGGGGCTTTACGCGCCAGGGGAGAGATAATCGCAACAACTGACGCTGACACGATCCTTCCGCCTGACTGGCTGAGCAGGATAAGACAGGATTTTCTTGACCCGGAAGTTGTCATGCTCTACGGACCAGTAAAACCGATTGAGGCGACGATAAAAAACCGGTTTTATCTCTTTCTTGCCAATAGCTTTGCTCATATCGGATACCTCACCGGGACAATACTCTTCACTCTGGGATGTAACAGTGTATTCAGAGCAGAACCGTTTAAAAAGGCCGGTATGTACCGGGTTTCAGATGCCGGCGATGACCTTGAGATCGCCCACCGGATGAGAAGAATTGGAAAGGTGAAATTTGATCGGAAACTGTTCGTGAGTTTTTCGATGCGGAGGTACGATCAGTTTGGTGCTCTTAAGTCAATTTACGAGTGGTTTTATATCGTCTTTCATGGTGGAGATGCTGAAAAATACCAATATACCAAACGGGAATACCGGTGA
- a CDS encoding glycosyltransferase family 4 protein, whose translation MKINFVVEDMFVFKYIGCATVARTIYRGLKKQNGIDLTWERYKFHADISHYHTFGPIALLNRRLASGKKILTAHSTPRVNIGNLALTRTINKRYPDIYRKFDHIITISEACEKEVQEMVPDVPVTRIPNGIDRDYFSPSPDKREAFRDMWGITPEEQVVLTVAQVSPRKGIYDFMKLASKNPDTRFIWVGGFPYGLLSKDYFKIKMMMQRKPKNVLFTGFVRDIAEAYCAADVFMMPTYAETFGLAVLEAQSCGLPVIARDIPEFHEVYQDSVRYFRTPDDAHAELSDEKTLHACAARAREYSAKYDIKQVCRDHLSLYEELVTS comes from the coding sequence ATGAAGATCAATTTTGTCGTGGAAGACATGTTTGTCTTCAAGTATATCGGATGCGCAACCGTTGCACGAACCATTTACCGTGGTCTGAAAAAGCAGAACGGTATCGATCTGACCTGGGAGCGGTACAAATTTCATGCAGATATCTCACATTACCACACGTTCGGACCGATTGCCCTCCTCAACCGCCGGCTGGCATCAGGTAAGAAGATCCTGACTGCTCATTCAACTCCCCGGGTAAATATCGGGAACCTGGCCCTTACCAGGACGATTAATAAAAGATACCCTGACATTTACCGAAAATTTGATCATATCATCACCATCTCCGAGGCCTGTGAAAAGGAGGTGCAGGAGATGGTCCCCGATGTTCCTGTCACGAGAATACCAAACGGAATAGACCGGGATTACTTCTCCCCATCACCTGATAAGCGGGAGGCATTCAGGGATATGTGGGGGATTACACCCGAAGAACAGGTTGTCCTGACGGTGGCCCAGGTAAGTCCGAGAAAGGGGATCTATGATTTTATGAAACTTGCATCAAAGAATCCGGATACACGCTTTATCTGGGTCGGGGGATTTCCATACGGGCTGTTATCCAAAGATTATTTCAAAATAAAAATGATGATGCAACGAAAACCGAAAAATGTCCTTTTCACTGGTTTTGTCCGTGATATTGCAGAGGCATATTGTGCAGCAGATGTCTTTATGATGCCAACCTATGCCGAAACATTCGGGCTTGCCGTGCTTGAAGCGCAGTCCTGTGGTCTCCCGGTCATTGCACGTGATATCCCTGAATTCCATGAGGTTTACCAGGACTCGGTACGTTATTTCAGAACACCTGATGATGCTCATGCAGAACTGTCAGATGAGAAAACGTTGCATGCCTGTGCAGCACGGGCACGAGAATACTCAGCAAAGTATGATATTAAGCAGGTCTGCAGAGACCATCTCTCCCTGTACGAAGAACTGGTAACATCATGA
- a CDS encoding protoporphyrinogen/coproporphyrinogen oxidase, which produces MKTLILGGGLCGLTLARILTLQGKDVTVLEQEIRPGGLCRSQKTKGFTFDTGGSHIIFSRDIEVLSFIHDVLGENRAERVRNTKILYKGRYVKYPFENALSELPKEDCYTCLHEYIKALIASEKGEYNSPQNFQEWIVQTFGRGIADAYLIPYNTKIWNYPPHLMSAHWMEGRVPRPPVEDIIKSAVGIETEGYTHQAVFSYPVTGGIEALIHAIAAPIKENILTGFQVSSISGQEGQYVVSDGTRTLSADQIISTIPLQNLIPCLDTIPDEVRKAVADLKYNSVMAIGIGIQGTVPPFSWAYIPDAGASLANRISFPSNFSDTTAPDGCSSILAEITYNEGDEISRMTDAEVTDHIISSLSSLGLFTMDRVIATQITRNKFAYVVYDLDYIRNITTIREYFKNRGIPLVGRFSQFEYLNMDGIIRSVLNFVHGQT; this is translated from the coding sequence ATGAAGACATTAATACTTGGCGGCGGGCTGTGTGGATTAACACTGGCACGCATTCTTACATTACAAGGAAAGGACGTTACCGTTCTGGAGCAGGAGATACGTCCAGGAGGATTGTGCAGATCCCAAAAAACAAAAGGCTTTACCTTTGATACCGGAGGATCGCATATTATCTTTTCAAGGGATATCGAGGTTTTATCGTTTATTCACGATGTACTTGGTGAAAACAGGGCTGAAAGGGTTCGAAATACCAAAATCCTCTATAAGGGAAGATATGTCAAATACCCCTTTGAAAATGCACTCTCGGAGCTTCCAAAAGAAGACTGTTACACCTGCCTGCATGAGTATATAAAAGCCCTCATCGCTTCGGAGAAAGGTGAATATAACAGCCCGCAAAACTTCCAGGAGTGGATAGTTCAGACCTTCGGGAGAGGTATTGCCGATGCATATCTGATCCCCTACAACACAAAAATCTGGAACTATCCCCCGCATCTCATGTCGGCGCACTGGATGGAGGGAAGAGTTCCCCGACCACCTGTTGAGGATATCATCAAGTCTGCAGTCGGAATAGAGACCGAAGGCTATACCCATCAGGCAGTATTCTCATACCCGGTGACTGGCGGGATTGAAGCGCTGATTCATGCCATTGCGGCCCCTATCAAAGAAAACATTCTCACCGGATTTCAGGTCAGCTCAATATCAGGACAGGAGGGTCAGTATGTGGTTTCTGATGGAACACGTACTCTGTCAGCCGACCAGATAATCAGCACCATTCCCCTTCAAAATCTCATCCCATGTCTTGATACTATTCCCGATGAGGTGAGAAAAGCAGTCGCTGACCTGAAATATAACTCGGTTATGGCAATCGGGATCGGAATACAAGGGACTGTTCCCCCCTTTTCATGGGCATATATTCCGGATGCCGGTGCCTCTCTTGCGAACCGGATCTCATTTCCCTCCAACTTTTCAGATACCACCGCCCCTGATGGGTGTTCATCAATCCTTGCCGAGATCACCTACAACGAAGGTGATGAGATATCCCGCATGACTGATGCAGAAGTTACGGATCATATCATCTCATCACTCTCTTCTCTCGGTCTTTTCACGATGGATAGGGTCATTGCCACACAAATAACACGGAATAAATTTGCATATGTGGTGTATGATCTTGATTATATCAGAAATATCACCACAATCAGGGAATATTTCAAAAACCGGGGCATCCCCCTGGTCGGTCGGTTTTCACAGTTTGAGTATCTGAATATGGACGGTATCATCCGTTCAGTTCTAAATTTTGTACATGGACAGACATGA
- a CDS encoding MBL fold metallo-hydrolase has product MEIFNLTEKSAVYTSNVWLCCCDGAAYGGVLIDTGCDPAILEFLRERKKEIGKSPVSKILLTHNHYDHARLIKEIKEEFQAVVYASSPYTTGIDQILTDGDVISCGRYHFEIVSIPGHTSDSVCIYCPEEEILFSGDTPVMIWGTDNTYEKTFVHGFEELAKKKFHIIYPGHGEIIETGVVDLIRQSLTNIHNSRIIGLNPRKEKYEAEDRF; this is encoded by the coding sequence ATGGAGATTTTCAATCTTACCGAGAAGAGTGCTGTGTACACATCCAATGTATGGCTGTGCTGTTGTGACGGAGCGGCTTATGGCGGGGTGCTCATCGACACCGGATGTGATCCGGCAATCCTCGAATTCCTGCGTGAGAGAAAAAAAGAGATTGGCAAAAGCCCGGTGAGCAAAATACTACTCACCCATAATCATTACGATCACGCACGTCTGATAAAAGAGATTAAAGAAGAGTTTCAGGCGGTAGTGTACGCATCATCACCTTATACAACCGGAATAGACCAGATTCTGACCGACGGTGATGTTATCAGCTGTGGCCGCTATCATTTTGAAATTGTTTCAATTCCAGGCCATACATCTGATTCAGTCTGCATTTACTGCCCTGAAGAAGAAATTCTCTTCTCCGGTGATACTCCGGTGATGATCTGGGGTACTGATAACACGTATGAAAAAACATTTGTTCACGGATTTGAAGAACTGGCAAAGAAAAAATTTCATATTATCTATCCAGGACATGGAGAGATAATTGAGACAGGTGTTGTCGATCTCATCAGGCAGTCACTTACAAACATACATAATAGCAGGATTATTGGGTTAAATCCCCGAAAAGAGAAATATGAAGCTGAAGACAGATTCTGA
- a CDS encoding MBL fold metallo-hydrolase: MLVRNLTEQSEYYTSNVWHICGTYHALSDLNTLIDVGRDPTILESLESIRCGLGKRPVDQVVLTHSHFDHAGMLPKIREKYSPQVYAHPLSRNDNITPLADRQKIQIGEQTCIAVYAPGHSDDSVCILCEEEQLLFSGDVPMRIYSHDGEFTSQFLDAYELFVSAEVKTIYPGHGDQITYRVPHLMEESLRNIRHSRIV, from the coding sequence ATGCTGGTACGAAACCTGACGGAACAGAGTGAGTATTACACATCCAATGTCTGGCATATCTGCGGGACATATCATGCATTATCAGACCTGAATACGCTCATCGACGTCGGACGGGACCCGACAATCCTTGAATCACTTGAAAGTATCAGGTGCGGTCTTGGGAAACGTCCCGTCGACCAGGTTGTCCTGACCCATTCACATTTTGATCACGCCGGCATGTTGCCAAAAATCAGAGAAAAATACAGCCCGCAGGTATATGCTCACCCACTCAGCAGAAATGACAATATCACGCCACTTGCTGACCGGCAGAAGATTCAGATCGGGGAGCAAACCTGTATTGCAGTCTATGCACCAGGTCACAGTGACGACTCAGTATGTATTCTCTGCGAAGAGGAACAACTGCTCTTTTCCGGAGATGTGCCTATGAGGATTTACTCGCATGACGGAGAGTTTACATCGCAATTTCTGGACGCATATGAACTCTTTGTATCAGCTGAAGTAAAGACCATATACCCCGGACATGGAGATCAGATAACCTACAGAGTCCCCCATCTGATGGAAGAGTCACTCCGGAACATTCGCCACAGCAGGATTGTGTAA
- a CDS encoding CheR family methyltransferase encodes MAFTFFFRDAQTLNLAIDHFLPFVQSRRTITIWSAGCAMGQEPYTFAILLRERMGPHLFRNVKIYATDIDTYNQYVQIIGTGRYPEKDLQRIPPEIFQAYFRTDPTDPGYVYISDEIRNAVEFKKHDLLTFEPIRTGIHMIICKNVLLHFSAEERLKVWKMFYNALEQGGFMLHEHTQKLPDELNGLFDQIVMNAQIFRKKEIYAGTKPDGTE; translated from the coding sequence ATGGCGTTCACATTCTTCTTTCGCGATGCCCAGACGTTAAATCTTGCAATTGATCATTTTCTGCCCTTTGTGCAAAGCAGACGGACCATAACCATCTGGAGCGCCGGATGTGCCATGGGTCAGGAACCCTATACCTTTGCCATCCTTCTGCGGGAGCGGATGGGGCCACATCTCTTCAGGAATGTGAAGATTTACGCAACCGATATAGACACGTATAACCAGTACGTGCAGATAATCGGGACCGGACGATATCCTGAAAAGGACCTCCAGCGTATCCCTCCCGAGATTTTTCAGGCATACTTCAGAACAGATCCTACAGATCCCGGCTATGTCTATATATCCGATGAAATCCGCAATGCGGTTGAGTTTAAAAAACACGATCTCCTGACCTTTGAACCCATCAGAACCGGCATCCACATGATCATCTGTAAAAATGTTCTGCTCCATTTCTCTGCTGAAGAGCGACTAAAGGTCTGGAAGATGTTCTACAATGCCCTTGAACAGGGGGGTTTTATGCTTCATGAGCACACACAGAAACTTCCAGATGAACTGAACGGGCTCTTTGATCAGATTGTCATGAACGCACAGATATTCAGGAAAAAAGAGATCTATGCTGGTACGAAACCTGACGGAACAGAGTGA